A section of the Kribbella voronezhensis genome encodes:
- a CDS encoding DUF948 domain-containing protein has translation MSVGEVAGLIAACALLILVGLLAYPILKLGKVLDETRIMVKGVSDSSVPLLGEVTNTVATTNAQLAKVDVITDNASTVTTNAAALTSLFAATAGGPLVKAAAFTYGVRRALGESQRRDVSRRVKDEMKAERKAKKRGDVR, from the coding sequence ATGAGCGTCGGTGAAGTCGCGGGGCTGATAGCTGCCTGCGCGCTGCTCATCCTGGTGGGGCTGCTGGCCTACCCGATCCTGAAGCTCGGCAAGGTGCTGGACGAGACCCGGATCATGGTCAAGGGCGTCTCGGATTCCAGCGTGCCGCTGCTCGGTGAGGTGACGAACACCGTGGCGACCACCAACGCCCAGTTGGCGAAGGTGGACGTGATCACCGACAACGCGAGCACCGTGACAACCAACGCGGCCGCGCTCACGTCTTTGTTTGCGGCGACGGCCGGCGGTCCGCTGGTGAAGGCGGCCGCTTTCACCTACGGCGTACGGCGGGCGCTCGGTGAGAGCCAGCGTCGCGATGTCTCCCGCCGGGTGAAGGACGAGATGAAGGCAGAGCGCAAGGCGAAGAAGCGCGGTGACGTGCGGTGA
- a CDS encoding replication-associated recombination protein A, translating to MSDGLFDLPGSPAPARGGGSLADADHTSAPLAVRMRPRSLDELVGQQHLLAPGSPLRRLVEGDQPMSLLLWGPPGTGKTTIAAVVSHATNRKFVELSAVTAGVKEVRQVIDGARRDLSRPGNTVETVLFIDEVHRFTKAQQDALLPGVENRWVTLVAATTENPFFSVISPLLSRSLLLTLESLTDDDIAVLLDRALEDERGLNGEYELADDARDHLLRMAGGDARRALTYLEAAAGGAKAKASAEAAKTRSSANRDNAKSTEDGDGAEGDVVRRAVIDLKTLETAVDRAAVRYDRAGDQHYDVASALIKSIRGSDVDAAMHYLARMIEAGEDPRFIARRLVISASEDIGMGDPTALGVAVAAADAVQLIGMPEARINLAQAVIALALAPKSNAVIMAIDAAIADVKAGKVGPVPAHLRDAHYAGAKKIGHGSSYQYSHNDPRGVVPQQYAPDVVDDAEYYKPTRRGGEATYADRLAGIRKILKDR from the coding sequence GTGAGTGATGGTCTGTTCGATCTGCCTGGGAGCCCCGCGCCTGCCCGAGGTGGCGGGAGTCTGGCGGATGCCGACCACACCTCGGCTCCGCTGGCGGTCCGGATGCGGCCGCGCAGCCTGGACGAGTTGGTCGGCCAGCAGCACCTGCTGGCGCCCGGGTCGCCGTTGCGGCGGCTGGTCGAAGGCGACCAGCCGATGTCGTTGCTGCTGTGGGGTCCGCCCGGCACGGGGAAGACCACGATCGCGGCCGTCGTGTCGCACGCGACCAACCGGAAGTTCGTCGAGTTGTCGGCTGTCACGGCCGGAGTGAAGGAAGTCCGGCAGGTGATCGACGGCGCGCGCCGGGATCTGTCCCGCCCGGGCAACACCGTCGAGACCGTGCTGTTCATCGACGAGGTGCACCGCTTCACCAAAGCTCAGCAGGACGCGTTGCTGCCCGGCGTGGAGAACCGCTGGGTCACCCTCGTCGCAGCGACCACGGAGAACCCGTTCTTCTCGGTCATCTCGCCGCTGTTGTCGCGGTCGCTGCTGCTGACGCTGGAGTCCCTCACCGACGACGACATCGCAGTACTGCTTGATCGGGCGCTCGAGGACGAGCGCGGGCTGAACGGCGAATACGAACTGGCCGACGACGCGCGCGACCACCTGCTGCGGATGGCCGGGGGAGACGCGCGACGAGCGCTCACCTACCTGGAAGCAGCCGCCGGCGGCGCCAAGGCGAAAGCGAGCGCGGAAGCCGCGAAGACGCGGTCGTCCGCAAACCGCGACAACGCGAAGTCCACCGAGGACGGCGACGGCGCGGAGGGCGACGTCGTACGGCGTGCTGTGATCGATCTGAAGACGCTGGAGACCGCGGTCGACCGGGCCGCGGTGCGGTACGACCGGGCCGGTGACCAGCACTACGACGTGGCGTCGGCGTTGATCAAGTCGATCCGCGGCTCCGACGTCGACGCCGCGATGCATTACCTGGCCCGCATGATCGAGGCCGGTGAGGATCCTCGGTTCATCGCCCGGCGCCTGGTGATCTCGGCCAGTGAGGACATCGGCATGGGCGACCCGACCGCCCTCGGCGTCGCGGTCGCGGCGGCCGACGCGGTCCAGTTGATCGGTATGCCGGAAGCCCGGATCAACCTCGCCCAGGCCGTCATCGCCCTCGCCCTGGCACCGAAGTCGAACGCGGTGATCATGGCGATCGACGCCGCCATCGCCGACGTGAAGGCCGGCAAGGTCGGCCCGGTCCCGGCCCACCTCCGCGACGCGCACTACGCCGGCGCGAAGAAGATCGGCCACGGCTCGTCGTACCAGTACTCCCACAACGACCCCCGCGGCGTGGTCCCCCAGCAGTACGCCCCGGACGTCGTCGACGACGCCGAGTACTACAAGCCCACCCGCCGCGGCGGCGAGGCGACGTACGCCGACCGTCTGGCCGGCATCCGCAAGATCCTGAAAGACCGCTGA
- a CDS encoding DUF6167 family protein has translation MKRILWFVIGTFVGVYVVTRLKKRVQVLAPESLQQSAEKVAAAIRHFGDEVRVGMAERETELRDALGIENTETQREDYR, from the coding sequence GTGAAGCGGATCCTGTGGTTCGTGATCGGCACCTTCGTCGGCGTCTACGTGGTGACCCGGCTGAAGAAGCGGGTCCAGGTGCTCGCGCCGGAGAGTCTGCAGCAGTCGGCGGAGAAGGTGGCGGCCGCGATCCGGCACTTCGGCGACGAGGTGCGGGTCGGGATGGCCGAGCGGGAGACCGAGTTGCGGGACGCGCTCGGGATCGAAAATACGGAAACTCAGCGTGAGGACTACCGGTAA
- a CDS encoding nuclear transport factor 2 family protein, with amino-acid sequence MDRAAAHVEAFNQAVTTGAWATFATRFAEDAEMSFPGLPIGPYAGRAAIAQAYRDNPPTETMTIIPTEAEAEAEATREAEAGATGEADVVRFRWASGSTGSMRLTWTTDGQVRELAVRFD; translated from the coding sequence ATGGACCGCGCGGCAGCCCACGTCGAGGCCTTCAACCAGGCCGTCACCACCGGCGCCTGGGCCACCTTCGCGACCCGCTTCGCCGAGGACGCCGAGATGTCCTTCCCCGGCCTCCCGATCGGCCCGTACGCCGGCCGCGCCGCGATCGCCCAGGCCTACCGCGACAACCCGCCCACCGAGACGATGACCATCATCCCCACCGAAGCCGAAGCCGAAGCCGAAGCGACCCGCGAAGCCGAAGCCGGGGCCACCGGCGAAGCCGACGTGGTCCGCTTCCGCTGGGCCTCGGGCTCCACCGGCTCGATGCGGCTCACCTGGACCACCGACGGCCAGGTGCGGGAACTCGCCGTCCGCTTCGACTAG